TTGATGACGCTGCCAGCGCCAATAAAAGCATAGTTACCTATTTCAACGCCACATACAATTGTACAGTTAGCTCCTAGGGTAGCGCCTTTCTTTACAATAGTTTTGCGAAATTCATGTTTTCGAATAATCGCCGATCGAGGATTATATACATTAGTGAAAACCATAGAGGGACCACAAAATACATCGTCTTCAAGCTCAACACCTTCGTAAATAGACACGTTGTTTTGAACTTTTACGTTATTGCCTAGCAATACGTTGCCACCTACAAATACATTTTGGCCGAGTGAGCAATTATCGCCAATTTTAGCCGATGAACAAACATGAACCCAATGCCAAATATAAGTATTTAAACCAACAATGGCACCCTCATCGACTATGGCGGTTGGATGTATAGTACTTGACATCAATAGTTCATATTCGCAATAA
The sequence above is a segment of the Paraglaciecola sp. L3A3 genome. Coding sequences within it:
- a CDS encoding acyltransferase, producing the protein MSSTIHPTAIVDEGAIVGLNTYIWHWVHVCSSAKIGDNCSLGQNVFVGGNVLLGNNVKVQNNVSIYEGVELEDDVFCGPSMVFTNVYNPRSAIIRKHEFRKTIVKKGATLGANCTIVCGVEIGNYAFIGAGSVINKSVPNYALMVGVPARKIGWMSEYGERLELPLTGSGQATCPHTGETYILHNDNVSKVG